In Altererythrobacter rubellus, the following are encoded in one genomic region:
- a CDS encoding diacylglycerol/lipid kinase family protein — MRRDARAEGDPPIVGLIYNPRSHHNRGQDLTSKISPDVFVAQPGNRDQLPEALARLAERGIDLLVINGGDGTVRDVLTCGEPIFGDDWPVVAVLPKGKTNALAVDLGGPSDWTLQCAVDAYENGKRVKRSPMAITPLDQPDARVLGFILGAGAFTLGTKAGQSAHKLGAFNSLAVGVTTFWGILQAVFGTRANPWRRGAKMDLRLAPSGVPLEHSGLGEPERRLILLASTLERFPGGIKPFGSLGKGLKLAALDQISRWMTLMLPAILFEFGPKNLRKRGFHQLVAQSFEMELDDQFILDGEAFPAGRYRVETGPEIDFVAP; from the coding sequence GTGAGACGCGACGCGCGTGCAGAGGGTGACCCTCCAATTGTCGGACTGATCTATAATCCGCGCAGCCACCACAATCGGGGGCAGGACCTCACCAGCAAAATTTCGCCGGATGTCTTTGTGGCGCAACCGGGAAACCGCGATCAATTGCCAGAGGCGCTCGCGCGCCTTGCCGAACGCGGGATCGATTTGTTGGTCATCAATGGCGGTGACGGTACAGTGCGCGATGTGCTGACTTGTGGGGAGCCCATTTTTGGCGATGACTGGCCTGTTGTGGCGGTGTTGCCCAAGGGCAAGACCAATGCGCTGGCGGTTGATCTTGGCGGCCCGAGTGACTGGACATTGCAATGCGCGGTTGACGCGTATGAAAATGGGAAGCGGGTCAAGCGCAGCCCGATGGCGATTACGCCGCTTGATCAGCCTGATGCGCGGGTGCTGGGGTTCATTCTGGGTGCTGGCGCGTTTACGCTAGGCACCAAGGCAGGCCAAAGCGCGCACAAACTCGGTGCGTTCAACTCATTGGCAGTAGGCGTTACGACCTTCTGGGGCATTTTGCAGGCGGTTTTCGGAACGCGCGCCAATCCGTGGCGTCGCGGAGCAAAGATGGATTTGCGTTTGGCGCCTAGTGGAGTGCCGTTGGAGCATAGCGGGCTGGGCGAACCAGAGCGCAGGCTTATCCTGCTGGCATCAACGCTTGAGCGCTTTCCTGGGGGGATCAAGCCCTTCGGATCATTGGGTAAGGGTTTGAAGCTGGCTGCACTTGATCAGATCAGCCGCTGGATGACATTGATGCTGCCCGCGATCCTGTTTGAATTTGGCCCCAAGAATTTGCGTAAGCGCGGCTTTCACCAACTGGTCGCGCAGTCTTTCGAGATGGAGCTGGATGACCAATTCATTCTCGACGGCGAAGCTTTTCCTGCTGGCCGATACAGGGTCGAAACCGGACCCGAGATCGATTTCGTTGCGCCCTGA
- a CDS encoding M20 metallopeptidase family protein, giving the protein MLTENLIESARELSGDIVSLRRAIHAEPELGLHTPKTMAKVRAALADLPLTWREGTSTTGQVATLEGGIPVKGQSRRVLLRGDMDALPMDEKTDLEFASTVPGRMHACGHDTHTAMLAGAARLLCAKREQIAGTIDFMFQPGEEGYHGARFMLEDRLIDPLPDAAFALHIMPNAPFGVLAGRPGPLMAAADAFTITLTGQGGHASMPHDCVDPLPGTAALVSAIQAMVTRRFNAASAVVVTVTQIHAGTAFNVIPDEATINGTIRTLSKEHRLKARELLTDMASHVAAAHGLSANVEIVEGFPVTICDPRAVDLGRAVATEIGGPEGWRDLADPIMGAEDFSYLLEKVPGAMFFLGVANEGEDWRSCCAIHSPRMHVDENALPKGTAMLAGCALKFLAEGFADQ; this is encoded by the coding sequence ATGCTGACAGAAAACCTTATCGAATCCGCCCGCGAGCTGAGCGGGGATATCGTCTCTTTACGCCGCGCCATCCATGCCGAGCCAGAATTGGGGCTGCACACGCCCAAAACCATGGCCAAGGTGCGCGCAGCGCTCGCCGATCTACCGCTAACATGGCGCGAAGGCACCTCGACCACCGGCCAGGTGGCCACATTGGAAGGCGGCATACCGGTTAAAGGGCAAAGTCGGCGCGTGCTGCTGCGCGGCGATATGGACGCCTTGCCGATGGATGAGAAGACCGATCTGGAATTCGCCTCGACAGTTCCAGGCCGGATGCACGCATGCGGACATGACACGCATACTGCCATGCTGGCGGGCGCGGCGCGGCTGCTATGTGCCAAGCGCGAACAGATTGCCGGCACGATCGACTTCATGTTCCAGCCGGGCGAGGAAGGCTATCACGGCGCGCGTTTCATGCTGGAAGACCGCCTGATCGACCCACTGCCTGACGCCGCCTTCGCGCTGCATATCATGCCCAATGCGCCGTTTGGCGTGCTGGCGGGCAGACCCGGACCGCTGATGGCAGCTGCGGACGCATTTACAATCACCTTAACCGGGCAGGGCGGGCATGCCTCAATGCCGCATGATTGCGTCGATCCATTGCCCGGTACTGCTGCTCTGGTCAGCGCGATCCAGGCGATGGTGACGCGCCGCTTCAATGCCGCCAGCGCGGTGGTCGTGACAGTCACGCAGATCCACGCGGGAACTGCATTTAACGTCATACCCGATGAAGCCACAATCAACGGCACTATCCGGACGCTCAGCAAAGAGCATCGGCTGAAAGCGCGCGAATTGCTGACCGATATGGCCAGTCATGTCGCCGCAGCACATGGCCTGTCCGCCAATGTTGAGATCGTAGAGGGCTTTCCCGTCACGATTTGCGATCCGCGGGCGGTTGATCTGGGCCGGGCAGTTGCCACAGAGATTGGTGGTCCGGAGGGGTGGCGCGATCTCGCAGACCCGATCATGGGCGCCGAGGATTTTTCTTACCTGCTGGAAAAAGTGCCCGGTGCGATGTTTTTCCTGGGCGTGGCCAATGAAGGCGAGGACTGGCGCAGCTGCTGCGCGATCCACTCACCGCGCATGCATGTTGACGAGAACGCCTTGCCCAAAGGCACGGCGATGCTGGCTGGATGCGCGCTGAAGTTTCTGGCTGAGGGTTTCGCGGACCAATAA
- a CDS encoding sodium:solute symporter family transporter has protein sequence MTLETIDIVIIAGYAIALLGIALFVSREPKGHDKNTEDYFLAGRALPWWAIGASLIASNISAEQIIGQSGQGYAVGIAIAAYEWQAAIVLIIVAKYFLPIFLKRKIYTMPQFLDQRYGHGVKTLMSFFWVALYTAVNLTTVLWLGGLAVTSLTGWSVMTAMAALAGFAALYSLYGGLKAVALTDIIQVVILILGGFAITWIALDALPAKGALGGLGLLWQEMPGHFEMILDESNPAYSDLPGIWTLLGGLWVLHFSYWGFNQYIIQRALGAENLGEAQRGLAFAAFLKILVPFIVVIPGIAAVILAQQGMLDGTALAEKSDRTYGELMSFAPAGLRGLVFAALIAAVVSSLASMMNSISTIFTMDLYRSWKPDMGEHHYVTVGRVSAFSAMIVALFLARPFIGGFESGFQTVQEYTGFIAPGIVVVFLLGFFDKKMNAVGAFTALLGSLAVNVMLKFGMPDVPFIIRIWGVFMLSIVAAAVVSRMTTPPEEEQTVKLGDIAFATTMLFNTLAMLTVAILIGLYVILW, from the coding sequence GTGACGTTAGAGACGATCGATATCGTTATTATCGCTGGCTATGCGATTGCACTGCTGGGGATCGCGCTGTTTGTCAGTCGTGAACCCAAGGGGCATGATAAAAACACAGAGGATTACTTCCTCGCCGGGCGTGCATTGCCCTGGTGGGCCATCGGTGCCTCGCTGATCGCGTCGAACATTTCAGCTGAACAGATCATTGGCCAATCGGGCCAGGGCTATGCCGTGGGCATCGCGATTGCGGCTTATGAATGGCAGGCTGCGATTGTCCTGATCATCGTGGCGAAATACTTCCTGCCGATCTTCCTCAAGCGCAAGATCTACACCATGCCGCAGTTTCTGGATCAGCGGTACGGACATGGCGTGAAGACGCTGATGAGCTTCTTCTGGGTTGCGCTCTACACGGCTGTAAACCTCACCACAGTGCTGTGGCTGGGCGGTCTGGCGGTCACGTCGCTCACCGGTTGGAGCGTGATGACAGCAATGGCGGCGCTGGCCGGTTTTGCTGCGCTCTATTCGCTCTATGGCGGGCTGAAAGCGGTTGCGCTGACGGACATTATTCAGGTCGTGATCCTGATCCTGGGCGGATTTGCGATCACCTGGATCGCATTGGACGCGTTGCCAGCCAAAGGCGCGCTGGGCGGGCTTGGCCTGCTTTGGCAAGAAATGCCGGGTCATTTCGAGATGATCCTTGATGAGAGCAATCCGGCCTATTCCGACCTACCGGGCATCTGGACACTGCTGGGCGGCTTGTGGGTACTCCACTTCAGCTATTGGGGTTTCAACCAGTATATCATCCAGCGTGCGCTCGGTGCGGAGAATCTGGGCGAAGCGCAAAGGGGCTTGGCCTTTGCAGCTTTCCTCAAGATCCTCGTACCGTTCATTGTGGTTATTCCCGGCATCGCCGCTGTCATTCTGGCGCAGCAAGGCATGCTGGATGGCACGGCATTGGCGGAAAAATCTGATCGTACCTATGGCGAACTGATGAGCTTTGCCCCGGCTGGTCTGCGTGGTCTGGTGTTTGCTGCGCTTATCGCCGCTGTGGTGAGTTCGCTTGCATCCATGATGAACTCGATCTCGACCATCTTTACGATGGACCTTTATCGAAGCTGGAAGCCAGATATGGGCGAACATCACTATGTGACAGTTGGTCGTGTTTCAGCATTCAGCGCCATGATCGTCGCGCTCTTCCTCGCGCGCCCTTTTATCGGCGGCTTTGAAAGCGGCTTCCAGACGGTTCAGGAATACACTGGTTTCATCGCGCCGGGCATCGTGGTGGTTTTCCTGCTCGGCTTCTTCGACAAGAAGATGAACGCGGTGGGCGCATTCACAGCGCTGCTCGGCTCGTTGGCGGTCAATGTGATGTTGAAGTTCGGCATGCCTGACGTACCCTTCATCATCCGCATCTGGGGCGTGTTCATGCTTTCGATTGTCGCTGCCGCGGTTGTTTCACGCATGACAACGCCGCCGGAAGAAGAGCAGACCGTCAAGCTGGGCGATATCGCCTTTGCCACGACCATGCTGTTCAATACGCTGGCAATGTTGACGGTTGCAATTCTTATCGGACTCTATGTAATTCTCTGGTAA